In Blastococcus saxobsidens DD2, the genomic stretch CACCGCGGCCTTCCGGATCGACCCGGAGCAGAAGGAGCGCTCGGCCTACATCCGGCTGTTCTGGCAGCCCGGCAAGGCCGAGGAGGTGCTGCTCGCCGACGACGCCCGGCGACTCCGGCGGATGCTGCTGGGCACCGAGGGCGAGACGGGGGTCTCCCCCGAGGCGGCCGACGAGTACCTGGCGGTGCTCTCGGCGCCGGGCGCCCTGACCGCGGCCCTGAACTGGTACCGGGCCATGAGCTCGGACATCCGGGTGGACAAGGTGCAGCTGCCGACCACCTACGTGTGGAGCGACGGTGACGTCGCCATCGGGCGCACGGCCGCGGAGGCGTGCGAGGAATTCGTGACCGGCGACTACCGGTTCGTGGAGCTGGCCGGCATCACGCACTGGATCCCGGAGCAGGCGCCCGAGCAGCTGGCCACGGCGATCCTGGACCGCGTCGCTTCCGCCTGACACTCGGCCCGCTCACGAACTCAGCCGTGAGAGACCGAGCCACCCTCAGCTGGTCGGGACTCCTACGGGACGTTCCGGCGGAAGCGCCGTCCAGGCGCCTTGACGTTCCGCGGGAGTCCCCCGCGTGGCCGATGCGCGCGGTTCCGGCACGGAGCATGCTGTTGCTCTCACCCCTTGCCGGAGGAGGAACCCGTGGTCAGGAAACTGTCGAACCCATGGATGCTGCATGCTGCCCGTCGCGGTCCTATGCATCAGCGGACCTCGTTGGTCACCGTGCTGACCCTCGTCACCCTGGGACTGGCCGCCTGCGGTGATCCCGACGACGACGATGGGGGCGGTGTCGGGTATGTCGCCGCACCTCTGATCGTGCAAGCCCCCGTCTGAGGGAGACCGCGAAGCGCGGGCGGAGCCGGTCCCCGGCATGACAACCCCGTCGCAGCGCGCCGAACGGGGAACGGTTTGCGCACTCGCAGACAGCACGCGCCGGGTGTGGCAGTGGCCCGTGATCCTGAGCGGCCCACTCGAGGACAGCCAGGTCGGCCCACGCACGCCTGTGGAGCTTCGCCGTCGGAGATGTCACCAGCCGCGTCCTGGGCGCTGACTCAGCGCTGGTCCCGACGCAGGGGATGGTCGTCGGGGACCTCGACCAGAGCAATCCGAACGCCGTCGGGATCTTCGATCCACATCTCGACCAGCCCCCATGGCTCCAGCCGGGGCGGCTGTGTGACGGTCACGTCGGCCGCCGCAAGTCGATGGTGCTCAGCGGCGACGTCACGGACCTGCAGCCACAGTGCCAGGCCCGGAGAGCTCTGCTGTGACTGACCGGACACCTCCAGCAGCCCGCTCCCCAGGAAGAAGACCACTCCCGGCTGCTCCGCTGGGCCGAACTCGCGATATACCGCCAGCCCGAGGACGTCGCGATAGAAGGACTGTGAGCGTCGCGGATCCGACGGTCGCAGCAGGATGCGGCTGCTCAGTATCTCCATGGCGCCATCCTCGTCCAGCGGGACGGGATGCGGTGCGAACGGTCACGGTCCGCTGACTCAGGATGTTGCAGCGAACGATCCTGGGTCGAGCGTGTCGTCTCGAGAGGATCGGCCAGCCCGGAGCTGGCTGCGAGCCTCGCTCGACAGGTGTCGCGAAGCCGCCTACGGGGAGTCGGCTCTCGTGTCCCTGAGCGGCCCGTTCAGGGACGATGGCCGCAACGGCCTTCCGGCAGCCGAACAGTGTGCGCGGACGGGCAGTTTCTGGATGGAGAACTGCCCGTTTGCGCACATCGTGCCGTCGGCGCCGTGTCTCTGAAGCCGCCTTCAGGGACACCCGACCATGACGCGGCGCACGGGCTCCATCTGCCGACGCCCTGTTCGACGGCGCCGCGACCGCGTGGCCGTCGGCTCACCGCACCGGTCCGGTGAAAGTGCGCCCGGGAACTCGGTCAGCCCGTCCCGGTGACCAGGGCCAGCAGGCCGGCCTCATCCAGGAGGTCGACCGGTCGGATCGTCTCCTTGGCGGCCACGTGGTGGAAGCCGGCGCTGACCCGCTCGACCGGCACCCCGGTCAGCCGTGACCAGCCCAGCCGGTAGGCGGCCAGCTGCACCCCCGCCGCGGCGAGGTCGCCACCGGTCGGCGGTGGCCCGGTCTTCCAGTCGATGACCTCGTAGCCGCCGTCCTCGCGCTGGAAGACGGCGTCGATCCGGCCCCGCAGGGTCAGCGGGCCGAGGGGGGTCTCGAACGGCACCTCGACCTCGAGCGGCTGGCGGTCGGCCCACTCGCTGCCGAGGAACGCCGCGCGCAGCTCCTCCAGCTGGTCGTCGGGCGCAGCCAGCTCGTCACCGGAGCCGGGCAGCTCGTCGAGGTCGACCAGCCGCGCGGCACCGAACCGCTCCTCCAGCCAGGCGTGGAACGCGGTGCCCCGCCGGGCCTGTGGTGCGGGTGCGGCGGGCATCGGGCGGCGCAGCCGCCGGGCCAGTTCACCGGGGTCGCGGCGCAACGTGACCAGCGCCGAGACCGACAGGTGCGAGGGCAGCGGCACCTCGACCGTGGGGCTCGCCGCGACCGCGCGTTCGCGGAGCAGCAGGTCGGCATCGCGCACCCAGGAGGCGACGAGCTCGTCCGGTTCGCCGAGGGCGAGCTCCGGATCCAGCGGGTGCGGCGCGGCGCCCTCGACCAGCTGGGCCGCCGCGGTCAGGGCGCGACGGCGCGGCTCCGACAGCGGGTCGGCCGGCCACTGACCGACCGGCCACTCCTCCAGCGCCGGGTTGGTCGCGCCGTCCTCGGGTGCGGGCGCCCAGTGCACGACGCTGCCGGCGCCGGCCTCGCAGGCCTCCTTGGCGGTGTGCAGCAGGGACGACGGCCCGCACGGCTTGATCCCGTCGCGCCACCAGCTGCCCGAGCACAGCAGCAGCCGCTTGGCGCGCGTGACGGCGACGTACCCCAGCCGGATCTCCTCGTCCCGGCCGAAGTCCTTCCAGTCCTCGACGTACTCCTCCAGCGCATCGCGCACCACCGCCTGGTCCCCGGACCCGGGCACGGGCAGCCGCATCCTGGGCAGCTCCTCGCGGTCGGTCAGCCGCAGGTCGACCGGGACGGCGCCCGAGTCCTTGATCCAGGAGTCGCTGGCGTTGGACCGCGCCGGGAACTGGTCGACGGTCATCCCCGGCACGGCGACGACGTCCCACTCCAGCCCCTTGGCGGAGTGTCCGGTGAGCAGCTGGACGGCCTCCGGGTTGACCGCCACCTCCCCCGGCTCCAAACCGCGCTCCCGCTCCTCGGCGTCGCGCAGGTATCCCAGGAACGCCGGCAGCGACGGCAGTTCGGCCAGCTCGGTGAACTCCGCGGCCACCCCGTGCAGCGCATCCAGGTGCGCCCGCGCCCCGGCCGGGCTGACCCCGGGGGCGCTGGCCAGCTCGGTCTCCAGCCCCAGCGTGCGGGCCACCTCGTCGACCAGGTCGGGCAGCGACTCCCCGATCCGGCCGCGCAGGTACGCGAGCTCGCCGCCCAGCCGGCGCAGCCGGCGGTAGCCGGCGGGTGAGTACTGCTCGGCGTCCCCGAGGTCGTCCAGCGCCTCCACGATGCTGCCGCGTTCCTGCGGGGGCTCGGGCGCTGCCGGGTCCGCGGGCTCGCCCTCCGCCGGGCGGGCGGGCCTGCGGGAGTGCACCAGTGCCCGGGCCCGCGCCTCGAGTGCCGCGAGGTCACGCGGGCCGATCCGCCAGCGCGCCCCGGTCAGCAGCCGGCCCATGGCGTCCCCGGCGGTCGGGTCGACGAGCACGGTGAGGGTGGCGACCACGTCGGAGACCTCGGGCACCTCGAGCAGCCCGCCGAGGCCCACCACCTCGACGGGCAGCCCGCGCTCGCGCAGCGCCGCGGCGATCCCCGGCAGCTGCTTGCGGGTGCGCACCAGCACCGCCATCGACGGCGGGCTCTGCACCTCGCGGTCCTCCCGACCGCACCGCGGCCAGGTGCCGTCCCCGTGCTCAGCGGAGCCGCTGCGTCGTCCCTGCGCGGACCCCTCCGGGGCCCACTCGGGACGACCGGTATCCCCGAGTCCTGAATGCCAGGCCTGCGCCAACCGGTCGGCCAGCGCGACGGTCTCGTCGGCGACGGTCTCGTACAACCCGACGGTCACCGAGCCACGTCCGGCGGTGGGCGCCGGTGCCAGGTCGGGCAGCGGGTGGGCCGGCTCCGGCAGCATCCCGGAGACGGCGTTGGCGACGGCCAGCACCGCCTCGTCGTTGCGCCAGCTGGTGGCCAGGGTCAGCCGCTCGGCCCGGCGGCCCGGCTTGCCGGGGAAGGTGCGGGCGAACCGCTCGATCGTGCCGGCCGACGCTCCGCGCCACCCGTAGATGGACTGCCGGGGGTCGCCGACGGCCAGCACCGGGTGGCCGCTGTCGCCGCCGAAGAGCGCCTCGAGCATCCGCAGCTGGCCGACGCTGGTGTCCTGGTACTCGTCGAGCAGGACCACCTTCCAGCGGGTGCGCTCCCGCCGGCCCACCTCCGGGGAGGCGACGGCGATCCGCGCGGCGTAGGACACCTGGTCGGCATAGTCGATCGAGCCCATCGCCCGCTTGCGCGCCTCGAACGCCTCGACCAGCGGCAGCAGCGCCACCCGGGCCCGCTGCCGGGCGAGCATCTCGGCGACCGCGGCGTAGACCCCCTTCTTCTTCGGGGCGTCGGGGTAGCCGGCGATCTGCTGCTCGAGCCGCGCCGTCCAGGTGCGCAGGGCGGCGGGAGTGACGTCGTGCTCGCCCATCTCGGCGGCCAGCGCCAGCACGTCCTCGACGGTGGTGAGCAGCGAGAGCGGGACGTCGGACATGTCGCCGGTCCAGGCGGCCACCGCCGTCGTGGCCTGACCCCAGCACATGGCCGGGCCGAGGACGCCCGCGCCGGGTTCGATGCCGATCCGGAGCCCGTGCTCGGCGACCAGCGCCGCCGCGTACCCGTGGTAGGTCGCCACCGTGGGCTGGGCGATCGCCAGCCGTTCCCGTAGGTCCGGCTCGGTGTCCGGGTGGCGGGCGAGCGCACCCAGCCGCAGCCGGATCCGCTCGTTGAGCTCGCTGGCGGCCTTGCGGGTGAAGGTGAGGCCGAGGATCGCCTCGGGTTCGACGATCCGGTTGGCCACCAGGTACGACACCCGCGCGGCCATCGTCTCCGTCTTGCCCGATCCGGCCCCGGCGACGACGACCAGCGGCCGGTCGGCCGGTGCCGACACCACTCCGGCCTGCTCGTCGGACGGCGCGTAGGAGAGCCCGCAGCGCGCGGCGACCTCGGCCGGGGTGAGCACGCGGCGCGGGGCCGGCTGCTCGGCCGGGGTGCCGGCGAGCAGGTCGTCGAAGGAGAGCTGCCCGTCGTCGGGTCCGCGGCTCATCCGGTCACCTGCCGTCCGCGCTCCTGCAGCGGGCAGCTCCGCCGGGCCGGGCAACGGGAGCAGTGGGCGCCGGTGCGGACCTCGAAGGTGCCGGCCCCCATGCCGTCGCCCACCTCGGCCACGAGCTGCCCGGCCCACGTCTGGTCCAGCGGGACGTCGGCGGGCAGCGGCTCCTGGTGCTGCTCCTTGGCCTTGGCGCCGGTACCCACCTGCAGCAGGGCGGCGCCACCCGGCACGGTGCCGTGCTCGGCGAAGCCGC encodes the following:
- a CDS encoding ATP-dependent helicase codes for the protein MSRGPDDGQLSFDDLLAGTPAEQPAPRRVLTPAEVAARCGLSYAPSDEQAGVVSAPADRPLVVVAGAGSGKTETMAARVSYLVANRIVEPEAILGLTFTRKAASELNERIRLRLGALARHPDTEPDLRERLAIAQPTVATYHGYAAALVAEHGLRIGIEPGAGVLGPAMCWGQATTAVAAWTGDMSDVPLSLLTTVEDVLALAAEMGEHDVTPAALRTWTARLEQQIAGYPDAPKKKGVYAAVAEMLARQRARVALLPLVEAFEARKRAMGSIDYADQVSYAARIAVASPEVGRRERTRWKVVLLDEYQDTSVGQLRMLEALFGGDSGHPVLAVGDPRQSIYGWRGASAGTIERFARTFPGKPGRRAERLTLATSWRNDEAVLAVANAVSGMLPEPAHPLPDLAPAPTAGRGSVTVGLYETVADETVALADRLAQAWHSGLGDTGRPEWAPEGSAQGRRSGSAEHGDGTWPRCGREDREVQSPPSMAVLVRTRKQLPGIAAALRERGLPVEVVGLGGLLEVPEVSDVVATLTVLVDPTAGDAMGRLLTGARWRIGPRDLAALEARARALVHSRRPARPAEGEPADPAAPEPPQERGSIVEALDDLGDAEQYSPAGYRRLRRLGGELAYLRGRIGESLPDLVDEVARTLGLETELASAPGVSPAGARAHLDALHGVAAEFTELAELPSLPAFLGYLRDAEERERGLEPGEVAVNPEAVQLLTGHSAKGLEWDVVAVPGMTVDQFPARSNASDSWIKDSGAVPVDLRLTDREELPRMRLPVPGSGDQAVVRDALEEYVEDWKDFGRDEEIRLGYVAVTRAKRLLLCSGSWWRDGIKPCGPSSLLHTAKEACEAGAGSVVHWAPAPEDGATNPALEEWPVGQWPADPLSEPRRRALTAAAQLVEGAAPHPLDPELALGEPDELVASWVRDADLLLRERAVAASPTVEVPLPSHLSVSALVTLRRDPGELARRLRRPMPAAPAPQARRGTAFHAWLEERFGAARLVDLDELPGSGDELAAPDDQLEELRAAFLGSEWADRQPLEVEVPFETPLGPLTLRGRIDAVFQREDGGYEVIDWKTGPPPTGGDLAAAGVQLAAYRLGWSRLTGVPVERVSAGFHHVAAKETIRPVDLLDEAGLLALVTGTG
- a CDS encoding alpha/beta fold hydrolase — its product is MPGELLRTDVGDLTFDVRVDGPEDGRPVLLLHGFPQTSACWAAVTPLLAQAGLRTYAPDQLGYSPGARPGEVEAYAMQNLAQVSADLMTALEIPVADVVGHDWGANVAWTLAAWHSDRVRSLTAVSVPHPAAYTAAFRIDPEQKERSAYIRLFWQPGKAEEVLLADDARRLRRMLLGTEGETGVSPEAADEYLAVLSAPGALTAALNWYRAMSSDIRVDKVQLPTTYVWSDGDVAIGRTAAEACEEFVTGDYRFVELAGITHWIPEQAPEQLATAILDRVASA
- a CDS encoding VOC family protein, whose amino-acid sequence is MEILSSRILLRPSDPRRSQSFYRDVLGLAVYREFGPAEQPGVVFFLGSGLLEVSGQSQQSSPGLALWLQVRDVAAEHHRLAAADVTVTQPPRLEPWGLVEMWIEDPDGVRIALVEVPDDHPLRRDQR